The Mesorhizobium sp. B2-8-5 genome segment GCTCGGACGGGTTGGTGCTGAACTCGGCCGGCCGTTGCGTCTGCCCGGACGGCACCACCTTCCGCAACGGCCAGTGCTCAGGCGGTGGAGGCACCAAGCTCCTGCCGCTGCCCGTGCCGCCGCGCTGCGTCCTGCTGCAGGGCCAGATCCGGACAGCGGACGGACGCTGCGTCTGCCCGCGCGGCACGGAGCTGGAGAACGGCAAATGCGTGCGGGGCGAAGAGCCGCAGGAGCCGCAGTGCACGCTGCGTCCCGGCCAGTACCGCGACCAGGACGGCAACTGCGTCTGCCGCCGCGGCGAACTCGTCAACGGCGTCTGCCAGGTCATCCCGCCGAGGTGCACGGTGCGGGGCGCGGTGCCGACTTCGAACGGCAATGGCTGCACCTGCCCGGACGGCACACATCTCGACCGGGTGGCCAAGGCTTGCGTGCCCGACAGGCAGCCGCCCGCCCAGTGCCGCATCCGGGGCCAGTCCCGCAATGCCGATGGCGATTGCGTCTGCCCGAGCCGCACGGAAGTCCGTGACGGCGCCTGCCGACCGATCGTGTCGAGGCAATGCCCGATTCGCGGCCAGGTGCGCGACGCCGACGGCAACTGCGCCTGCCCGGACGGCCTGGAGGTGCGGGGCAAAGCCTGCAGGCCGCCAAAGCCGAAGCAGGAGCAGTGCACCATTCGCGGTCAGGTCCACAACAAGCGGGGCGACTGCGTCTGCCCGCGTGGGACCGAAATCCGCGATGGCGCCTGCCGCAAGCCGCAACAGGAATGCGCGCCGGGCTCGCGCTACATCGACGGCCAGTGCCAGCCGGTGCTGACCAAGCGGCGCTGCCCGATCGGCACGGCCGGACGGTTCCCGGACTGCACGCCGATCCGCAGGCGGCCGGGCGTCGAGATCAACCCCGGCATCCTGCTCAACCCGAACGTGCTGCAGCAACTGGTGCCGCAGCGCCAGCCGCGGCGCGTGCCGCAGGATCCGGCGGGCGCCAACATCCAGAACTTCAAGCCGTAATCTTGCGGCTGAAGACCCAGACCCGCCGGAGCGATCCGGCGGGTTTTCTTTTCCACATCGAAGACTGCCCTGTGGCAAGCGGACCGATTCGACTGTCGAGAACATGCTTCCCCTTGGCAGGATCATGGTCTAGCGCGTCGCACTGAAGCGGATTCACGCGACGCGCTTTAAGCCTTTGTTTTCATGCATGTCGTTATCGCAAAACCGCTGCACACTTCTGCGCGACATGCATTAGCGCGTTTCACCGTTTCACGGAAACGGCGAACCGCTCTATCTCCTTGTTTTGACGCAATTCCGGACGGAAAACCGCTCGCACTTTTCCTGGAATTGCTCTAGGCAATCGCGCTGACAGGCGCGGCCACGCGCGCAGGACTGCCGGGAGAATTTGCGCCATGAGCAAGAAGACCCTGATCGCGCCATCGGTGCTGGCTTCGGATTTCTCCAAGCTCGGCGACGAGGTCGAGGCCGTCGCGGCGGCCGGCGCCGACTGGATCCATCTCGACGTGATGGACGGCCATTTCGTACCCAACATCACCTTCGGCCCGCCGGTGATCAAGGCGATCCGCAACCGCACCAAGGCCTTCTTCGACTGCCATCTGATGATTGCGCCGGCCGATCCTTACCTGGCGGCCTTCGCCGAAGCCGGCTGCGACGGCATGACGGTTCACGCCGAGGCCGGGCCGCATCTCGACCGTTCGCTGCAGACCATCAAGAGCCTTGGCAAGAAGGCCGGCGTCTCGCTCAACCCGGCGACGCCAGAAACGGCGATCGAGTATGTGCTCGACCGGCTGGACCTCATCCTGATCATGACCGTCAATCCGGGCTTCGGCGGACAGGCTTTCATCCCGGCGATCGTCGACAAGGTGAAACGGGTCAAGGCGCTGATCGGCAGCCGGCCGATCCACATCGAGATCGACGGCGGCGTTTCAGCCGAAACGGCGCCGCTGGTGACCGCGGCCGGCGCCAATGTGCTGGTGGCGGGCGCCGCCGTCTTCAAGGGCGGCAGCGTCGAAGCCTACAGGGCAAATATCGAAGCAATTCGAACGGCCGCCGACAGAGCCGTCGGTTAAACGTATAACTGCCCCATCTCTCCCGGGAGTTGCATGACTGCGGCAATTGACCGACTTCTCGATATAGGAAGCGACGCAGGATTATCGGCTTTTCCCTGAGATTCTACTTTATTCAATGAATAGACGGCCCGCCCTGTCTTAAGGTCGAATATCGTCATCTTCCGCTTGAGGCGCCGTTGCCCGGCTGTATGATACATTTACGGGAATTGCTTCGCCGCGGGGCCCTGGCAAACCAGGGGCAAAGCAACAGGAGTTCGATTGACAAACGGAAACACCGAGCCGGGCGAGAGCAAGGGCGCCAAAAGCACGCTTGCCAGTTCGGTCTACCAGCAACTCCGCGACGACTTGCTGCGCGGAGCTCTGGAGTCCGAGACGAAACTGCGTGTCGAATGGGTCGTTTCCCGCTATGGCGCCGGCGCTTCGCCGGTGCGCGAGGCACTCAACCGCCTGGCCGCCGAGGGCCTGCTCGGCCGTCACGACCAACGCGGCTTCTTCCTGATGCCGGTCAGCGCCGCGGAGCTGGAGGAGTTGACGCGTACGCGCTGCTGGCTGGAGGAGCGAGCGCTGCGCGAATCCATTGCGCACCGCACCGCCGAATGGGAAGAGCAGCTGGTGCTGGCCCTGCACCGCCTCGCGCGCGCCGAGCGCCGCCTGCCGGAAGACCCGGCAACCAACAATCCGGAATGGGAGAAGCTGCACCGCGCCTTCCATCGCGCGCTGATCGCGGCGTGCCGGTCGCACTGGTTGATCGGCTTTTGCGATCAGCTTTCCGATCAGGCTTCGCGCTACCGCCTGATCTCGCAAAACGCGCCGGGCATGGGACGCGACGATCTTGGCGAGCACCGCATGATTGCCGAGCGCACGCTGGATGGCGACGCCGACGGCGCGGTCGAGGCGCTTCTCAATCATTACCGCCTCACCGCGGCGATGTGCATGGAACGCTTCGCGCAGGGTTATGATCCGAAGGCCGGCGTCGCCAAAGGGCGCCGCAGATAACTGCCGCGCCGTTTTTCTCCGGCCACCAAATCTGATATTCGCTCGGGCAGCGCAACGCATGAGCCATCCGGCGTACGCCAGAGCGGTTCGCCGTTTCACGGAAACGGAGAACCGCTCTAACTCCTTGTTTTGACGCAATTCGGAATGAAAACCGCCTCTCCTCGAATTGCTCCAGAGGACATTTCATGACCAATCATCTCTTCGGCGCTTTCCGTTCCCATATGCCGGCGCCAGACCGGCTGCTGATGGAGACGGATGACGGCCGTTCGATCACCTATGGCGACATGCTGGCGAAGTCGGCGCAACTGGCGCATGCGCTGGCGCAGGCCGGCGTCGAGCCCGGCGACCGCGTCGCCGTCCAGGTCGAGAAGAGCCCGGAGGCGGCGCTGCTCTATCTCGCCACGTTACGCGCCGGCGCGGTCTTCCTGCCGCTCAACACCGCCTACACGCTGCCAGAGCTCGACTATTTCTTCCGCGACGCCGAGCCGAGGCTGATCGTGTGCGATCCGGACCGTCTTTCGGGCGTCGAGCCGCTTGCCGCATCGATCGGCGCGACGGTGCTCACGCTCAGCCGCGACGGGCAGGGAACGCTCGCCAGCCAGGCTTCGCGGCAGGCGACGGATTTCAGCGATGTCGCGCGCGGGCCGGACGATCTTGCCGCTATCCTCTACACGTCCGGCACGACCGGCCGTTCCAAGGGCGCGATGCTCAGCCACGAGAACCTTGCTTCCAATGCTCGCGTGCTGGTGGAGCAGTGGCGCTTCGGCGCCGACGACGTGCTGATCCATGCGCTGCCGATCTTCCATACGCACGGCCTGTTCGTGGCCACCAACGTCATCCTGATGGCCGGCGCGAAAATGTTCTTCGAGCAGAAATTCGACCCGGCGCGCATCCTGTCGCTGATGCCGCGCGCGACCGCGCTGATGGGCGTGCCGACCTTCTATGTACGGCTGTTGCAGCAGCACGGCCTGACGCGCGAAGCGGCCAAGGCCATCCGAGTCTTCATCTCCGGCTCGGCGCCGCTACTCGCCGAGACGCACAAGGCCTGGCGCGAGCGCACCGGCCACGCCATCCTCGAGCGCTACGGCATGACCGAGACCAACATGAACACGTCCAATCCCTATGACGGCGAACGGCGCGCCGGCACGGTCGGGTTCCCCTTGCCCGGCGTCTCATTGCGCATCACCGACCCCGAGACCGCCAAGCCGCTGGCCCAGGGCGAGACCGGCATGATCGAGGTCAAGGGCCCGAACGTCTTTGCCGGCTATTGGCGCATGCCCGAAAAGACCAGGGCCGAGTTCCGCGACGACGGCTTCTTCATCACCGGCGATCTCGGGCTGATCGATACCGACGGCTATGTCCACATCGTCGGGCGCGGCAAGGACCTGATCATCTCGGGCGGCTACAATGTCTATCCGAAAGAGATCGAGAGCGAGATCGACGCGCTCGACGGCGTCAGCGAAAGCGCGGTTGTGGGCGTCGCCCATCCGGATTTCGGCGAAGGTGTCACCGCGGTCGTGGTGCGCAAGCCGGGATCGGCGATCAGCGCCGCCGACATTGCCGGCGCCATCGCCGGCCGGCTGGCGAAATACAAGCACCCGAAGCAGGTGATCTTCGTCGACGAACTGCCGCGCAACACGATGGGCAAGGTGCAGAAGAACGTGCTGCGCGAGTCGTACAAGGATATCTACGCGGTGCGTGGAGCCGGCTAACGATTATCGAGCCGCAGGCCTCGGAGGTTAGCCGAAACGCCCATCGCTTCGTCATTCTAGGGCGGAGCAAGGAGCGAAGCGACGCGCGCAGACCCGAGGATGACGAAAATCGCGGAGGCCTACGCCCCAAAAACCTTGTTGCCGCCGATCCAGACGTTCCTGACATCCAGCCCCTCCGACAGGCCGACAATGTCGGCGGCGGTGCCGTTGGCGAAGCGGCCGAGGCGATGCGCCTGGCCGATTGCTTCGGCCGGATAGAGCGAGGCCATGCGCAAGGCCTCGTCGAGGTCGAGGCCGACGACGCGGTGGACGAAGCGGACGGCGGAAATCATGTCCAGGTCGGCGCCGGCCAGCGTTCCGTCGGCAAGCCTGAGGCTGCCGTCCTTGCGGTAGATGGTGCGGCCGTTCAGCGTGAACGACGTCATATCGGTGCCGATCGTCGCCATGGCGTCGGTGACCAGCACGATCTTGCCCGGTCCCTGCTTGCCGCGCAGCGCCAGGATCATCGTCGCGGGATGGACATGGATGCCGTCGGCGATGATGCCGGCGTACAGACCGCCGGTGTCGATCGCAGCGCCCGCCAGACCCGGCTCGCGGTTGCCGATCTGGCTCATGGCGTTGAACAGATGCGTCACCACCGTGGCGCCGGCGCCGGCAAAGGCACTGGCGGTCGAATAATCGGTATCGCTATGGCCGAGACTGACGACGACGCCGGCCTTGGCCAGCGCCGTGACACGGACCGGTTCGACCGATTCCGGGGCGATCGTGGTAAGCAGCACCGGAAGCTCTTTGCGCGCCGCAATGAGCGCGGCCTGGTCGGCATCGGTCATCGGCCGGATCAGCGCCGGATCATGCGCGCCCTTGCGGGCTACGGAGAGATGCGGCCCTTCCAGATGCAGGCCGAGGAAGCCCGGCGCCTTTTCCCGGGCCGCCTCGGCGCCGGCGGCGATGGCGGCGGCGGTGACGGCCGGCGTGTCGGTGATCAGCGTCACCAGCAGCGCGGTGGTGCCGAAGGGCGCGTGCGCCCGGCAGATGGTCTCAATCGAGGCGACGTCGGGATGGTCGTTGAGCATCACGCCGCCGCCGCCATTGACCTGGATGTCGACGAAACCAGGCACCAGCAGGCCACCACCGGTCTCGACCGCCGGAACGCCGGACGGAATCGCGCCTGCGGGCAGGATGGCCTCGACCGCGTCGCCCTTGACGACAAGGGCGGCGTTGTCATGCCAGTCGGCACCGTCGAAGATGCGGGCGCCGGTGAGTGCGAAACGGTCGCTCATACGGTTTCCGTCACTTTGCGCAGGTTGCGCGGCGTGTCGGGGTCGAGGCCGCGATGGCGCGCGAAGGCCTCGACGAAGCCGTAGAAGGACACGATCAGCGGCAGCGGATCGGTCAGCGGGTGGCCGGTGGCGACATGCGGCAGGAGTTTCGCGGCCTTCGCCTTGTCGGAGGTGATGAAGGCGGCCGCGCCCTTGGCCGTCAGCCCGTCGGCCGCCTCGGCGACCGAGGGTTCGGACGCATCGCGCGCGGCAAGCGCCAGAACCGGGAAACCCGGTCCGACCAGCGCCAGCGGCCCATGCATGACCTCTGCGGCGCTGTAGGCCTCGGCATGCATGGCGCAGGTTTCCTTGAACTTCAGCGCCGCCTCGCTGGCGATCGCGAAGGATGGGCCGCGGCCGAGGATGAACAGCGACTGCGGGTTCTCCAGCGCGCCGGCAAGCGCCATCCAGTCGCAGGCGATCGCCTTCTCGAAATGGCCAGGCAGGCCGGCGAGCGCCTTCAGCAACGGCTGGTCGTCGGTCGCGTGCGCCATCAGCGCAAGGCCGGCGACGGCCGAATTGACGAAGGTCTTGGTGGCGGCGACGGAGCGTTCCGGCCCTGCCAGGATGTCGATGGCATAATCCGAGGCGCGCGCCAACGGCGAGTCGGCCGTGTTGGTGATCGCGACAGTGAGCGCTCCTCCGGCCCTTGCCGTTTCGGCCATGGCGACGATATCGGGGCTTTTGCCCGACTGCGAGACCGCCAGGCATGCGGAGCCGCGCAGCCTGAGCTTGGCGCCATAAATGGACGCGATCGACGGCCCGACCGAGGCGACGGCAAGGCCCGCCGTCAGCTCGACGGCATATTTCATGAAGGTCGCGGCGTGGTCGGACGAGCCGCGCGCCACGGTGACGACGAAATGCGGGTCGCGCTCGCGCAGGCCGCGACCGGCCTCGGCCAAAGCCGAAGCCGAGCCGTCGAGAAGGCGGGCGGCGGCTTCAGGGATCTCATCGATCTCGCGCCGCATATGGGTGGTGTTTGCCATCATTGCCGGATCTCCTCTCCCGGCCCGGTCAGCCGGAGTTCCGCGACGAAATCATAGGCGTCGCCCCTGTAGACCGAGCGGGTGAACTCGATCACCTTGCCGCTTGCCAGATAGGAAATGCGCTCGATCTGCAGACCGGCAACCCCCGGCGGCACTTCCAGCAGGCGCGCATCGGCGTCGCCGAGGTTGGTGGCCGAGATGCGCTGCACGGCGCGTACCGGGCGATTGCCGGTCGTGCCCAGCGCCGCATAGAGCGAGGAGCCGATCGCCTCGGGGTCGGGCAGGACGCTGGCCGAGAGCGCGGCGCGCTCGATCGCCAGCGGCGTGTCGTTGGCGATGCGCAGGCGCGCGACGCGCGCCACCAGTTCGGTCGATGACAGGCCCAGCACCATCATCTCGTCCGGCGACGGCGCATAGAGGCCGCGGTCCAGCCAGACGGAGCGCACATTCATGCCGCGGCGCGCCATGTCCTCGGTGAAGGAGGTGAGCCGCGACAGCGACTGCTCGACGCGCTCCATGCGCGGCGCGACGAAGGTGCCCGAGCCATGACGCTGCACGAGGATGCCACCCTTGACCAGGTCCTGCACCGCCTTGCGCACGGTGACGCGCGAGATATCGGCCTTGCTGGCGATGTCGCGCTCGGACGGCAGCGCGTCGCCGGGGCCGATCAAGCCGCGATTGACCGCTTCCTCGATGCTTCTCCTCAGCTGCAGATAGAGCGGCGCACCGCTCTGCGAGGACTCTTTCAGCATGGCGAAGATCTGGTCGGCGGCGCTCATCGCGGCGCCTCCGGCAGCATGGCGAAGATCTGGTCGGCGGCGCTCATCGGCCGACCTCCGAACCCCTGGCGAAGATGCGCAAGGCCATCTGCACGGCGCCGCCGAGCGCGTCGTCGAGCGGAGCTTTCAGCAGCGCCTGATAGCGCGCCGAGAGACGCGGCGCATAAAGCGGCGCCAGGCCGCCGAGCAGGCAGAGCGGGGCATCTTCGGCGAGATCGAGCGCGCCGAGCGAAGCCTCGACATCGGCCACCGCCTTGCCGAGGATCCAATTGGCGACGAGATCGCCCTTTTCGGCATGGTCGAAGACCTTTGGCGCGAAGCCGCCGAAATCGCCCGGCTTGGCGTTGGTGGTGAATTCGACCACGTCTTCCGGATTGTTGCGGAAGACGGCGAGCATGGCGTCGGTCAAGGGGGAGCCTGGACGAATGCCGTCATAGGCAAGCAGCGTCTGCTCGAGCAGGTCGCGGCCGATGCGGGCGCCGCTGCCCTGGTCGCCGACCTGGAAACCCCAGCCGCCGATGGCGCGCGATTTTCCGCCCTTACGCGCCATATAGGCGGTGCCGGTGCCCAAGATGGCCATGGCGCCGTCGCCGGAACCGACCGCGCCTTCGAGCGCGATCTCGGCATCGGTTTCGACACGGCTTTGGCTGAAAGGCAGGATTGCCTCGAGCTGCTGCCGATAGGTGCCGACATTGGCGCCGGCGAGGCCAAGGATGGCAGGTGTCCGCGGGATCAGCTCCGGATCGTGGCCGGCGGCGAGGAAAGCCTGCCTGGCCGCCTCGACGATGTTGGCGCGGGCGCCGGTGAGGTCGGTACGGATGTTGGCGGCGCCGCTTTTGGCGCGGCCGACGACAGCGCCGTCGACGGTCGCAAGGGCCGCCCTGCAGCTGGTGCCGCCGCCATCGATGCCGAGCACGAATTTCACGCGATTTTCTCCTCGGCCCGGATAATACCAATAAAATACCAATAGCCAAGAGTTAATTTCGGTTCAAAAAAGATTAAGGCGTATTTTATTGAAAACCCGTAGCAATTTGCCGGCAAGCAAATTCCCCTGCCTGAAATTCGTTAATGCGTGTGGACAAGTGGTATTTTTTTGGTATTGTTTCGCTCAGTTGGAGGAAACTGGATGGCCGAGACGCGCACGGAAGCGCTTCACCAGAATGCCGAGGGGCTGGATGTCCAGGCTCCGGAAGCCATTCTGGCGTTCCTGGCCAATGCCCAGATCGAGGCCAGCAAGGCCGTGCACGGCGCCATTCCGGCAATCGCCGTTGCCGCCGAACTCATCGCGAAGCAGTTGAAGAGCGGCGGCAGGCTCGCCTATGCGGCGGCCGGCAGCTCCGGCCTTATGGCGCTGGCCGATGCGCTGGAACTGCCCGGCACGTTCGGCATTGCGCGCGACCGCATCGCCATCCTGATCGCGGGCGGCGACGAGGCCTTCCGCACGCTGGCCGGCGGACCGGAGGACGACACCGGGGAAGCAGCGACGGCCGTTGCCGCGGCCGATATCGGCAAGGGCGACTGCCTGATCGCCATTTCAGCCAGCGGCTCGACCCCTTATGCGGTCCAGGCGCTGCAGGACGCGCGGCGCGGGGGCGCCGCCACCATCGCCATCGCCAACAACCGGGGCGCCGCGCTGTTCAAGCAAGCCGACGTCGCCATCCTGCTCGAAACGCCCCCGGAGTTGATCGCCGGCTCGACGCGCATGGGCGCGGGCACCGCGCAGAAGATCGCGCTCAACATGCTGTCGACGCTCGCCGCCATCCATCTCGGCCATGTCCATGACGGCTACATGGTCAATCTCACCGCCGACAACATCAAGCTGCGCGACCGCGCCGTGCGCATGGTCGCCGCCATCAGCGGCAAGAGCCGCGACGACGCCGCCCGCCTGCTCGAGGAAAGCGGCGGCGGCGTCAAGACCGCCATTCTGCTCGCCGCCGGCGCCGCCAACGCCGACGCGGCCGAGAAGATACTGGAAGGAACCGGCCAGAAGCTTCGGCCGGCGCTTTCCGCGCTGGGGCATGATCCCGAAAAGTGGAACCCGCTTTTCGGAAAAGATCATGCCCTAACAAAGAAGTAGGGCCTGTTTCATCCCGATTTCCATCGGGGTGAAACGGGCTTGCGAGGGGAGCAAGGGGCGCTGAGCCCCTGTTCTCATCAAAACGGAACCTGAAAAAGGTCAACAGGGAGACTGAAGATGAAGACCAAACTACTGACGGCCCTTCTGCTCGGCACAAGCATCCTCGGCACGACCGGGATGGCGCTGGCCGAGGACGTAACGCTCAACATCGAAAGCTGGCGCGGCGACGACCTGACCATCTGGAAGGACAAGCTGATCCCGGCCTTCGAAGCCAAGAACCCCGGCATCAAGGTGGTGTTCGCGCCTTCGGCCCCGACCGAGTATGACGCGGCCCTCGGCGCCAAGCTCGCCGCCGGCTCGGCGGGCGACCTGATCACCTGCCGCCCCTTCGACAAGTCGCTCGAGTTGTTCAAGAAGGGCAACCTCGCCGACCTTAGCTCGCTGCCGGGCATGGAAAACTTCTCGCCCGTCGCCAAGTCCGCCTGGCAGACCGACGACGGCAAGTCGAGCTTCTGCGTGCCGATGGCCTCGGTCATCCACGGCTTCATCTACAACAAGGACGCGTTCGACAAGCTCGGCCTGAAGGTGCCGACGACCCGCGACGAGTTCTTCGCCGTGCTCGACAAGATCAAGGCCGACGGCACCTACATCCCGATGGCGATGGGCACCAAGGACCTCTGGGAAGCCGCGACCATGGGCTACCAGAATATCGGCCCGAACTACTGGAAGGGCGAAGAAGGCCGCGCGGCCCTGATCAAGGGCGAGCAGAAGCTGACCGACAAGGACTGGGTCGCGCCCTATGAGGAACTGGCCAAGTGGAAGCCGTATCTCGGCGACGGCTTCGAGGCGCAGACCTATCCGGACAGCCAGAACCTGTTCACGCTCGGCCGCGCCGCCATCTACCCGGCCGGCTCGTGGGAAATCGGCCTGTTCAACACCCAGGCCCAGTTCAAGATGGGCGCCTTCCCGCCGCCGGTCGAGAAGGCCGGCGACACCTGCTACATCTCCGACCATACCGACATCGGCATGGGCCTGAACGCTGCTTCCAAGCACGCGGATGCGGCAAAGACCTTCCTGTCCTGGGTGGCCTCGCCGGATTTCGCCACCATCTACGCCAACGCGCTGCCGGGCTTCTTCAGCCTGAACTCCTCGCCGGTGAAGATGGAAGACCCGTTGGCGCAGGAGTTCGTTTCCTGGCGCGGCAAGTGCAAGTCGACGATCCGCTCGACCTACCAGATCCTGTCGCGCGGCACGCCGAACCTCGAGAACGAGACCTGGGTCGAATCGGCCAATGTGATCAACGGCACCGATACCCCGGAAGCCGCGGCCAAGAAGCTGCAGGCCGGCCTCGACAGCTGGTATAAGCCGGCGAAGTAAGAGCCTCGATTGCGATGCCGGCCGGGCGCGAGCCCGGCCGGCATTCAAACAGCTCCACATAGCGATTGTCGGCGCGGCCTCCCGGTCTTACCCTCACCTTGCGGGGGAAGACGGAGCCGATCTGTCGCTGGCCTTGTCTTTCTCCTCGAAGGGGACAGCCAAGCCGTGCATCGAGGCATCAGCTAGCATCAACCGAACTGGAATCCAGAGACGGCGGGGAACCGAACTCATGGCTACCGAACTCATGGCTGCAGAAACGCGACCGAAAAGATCGATCCGCTGGCATGTCGGCGTCTTCCTGGCGCCGGCGGTGCTGGTCTACACCGCATTCATGATCCTGCCGCTGTTCGGCACGCTGCAGCTCTCGCTGTTCCGCAACATAGACCAGTCCCAGGTCTTTGTCGGACTGGGCAATTTCCGCACGCTGTTCGGCGATCCGAACTGGTCGGTGAATTTCTGGAATGCGCTGCGGAACAATGTCTGGTTCTTCATCATCCACATGCTGGTGCAGAACCCGATCGGCATCCTGCTCGCGGCGCTGCTTTCCAGCCCCAGGCTGCGCTTCACCGCCTTCTACCGCACGGCGATCTTCGTGCCGACGATCCTGTCCTTCGTCATCGTCGGCTTCGCCTGGAAGCTGATCCTGTCGCCGCTGTGGGGCGTGGCGCCGCATCTGCTCGATTTCGTCGGCCTGAAGAGCCTGTTCACGCCATGGCTCGGCAAGGAGCAATATGCGCTCACCGCGCTCAGCCTGGTGTCGGTCTGGCAGTTCGTCGGCATCCCTATGATGCTGATCTACGCGGCGCTTCTGTCGATCCCCGACGAGGTGATCGAGGCGGCCGAATGCGACGGCGTCACCGGCATGGCGCAGTTCTGGAAGATCAAGCTGCCGCTGATCCTGCCCTCGATCGGCATCATCTCGATCCTGACCTTCGTCGGCAATTTCAACGCTTTCGACCTGATCTACACGGCGCAAGGGGCGCTGGCCGGGCCGAATTATTCGACCGACATCCTCGGCA includes the following:
- a CDS encoding carbohydrate ABC transporter permease; translation: MAAETRPKRSIRWHVGVFLAPAVLVYTAFMILPLFGTLQLSLFRNIDQSQVFVGLGNFRTLFGDPNWSVNFWNALRNNVWFFIIHMLVQNPIGILLAALLSSPRLRFTAFYRTAIFVPTILSFVIVGFAWKLILSPLWGVAPHLLDFVGLKSLFTPWLGKEQYALTALSLVSVWQFVGIPMMLIYAALLSIPDEVIEAAECDGVTGMAQFWKIKLPLILPSIGIISILTFVGNFNAFDLIYTAQGALAGPNYSTDILGTFLYRAFFGFQLQVGDPNMGAAIATIMFLIILAGVCVYLFLVQTRLRRYQF